A region of the Agrobacterium sp. RAC06 genome:
CGGCTTTCTGATCCTCGCTCTGATCACCTGGGTCTGGTTCCTCTTCGACACCCATCTCGCACGTCCCATCGACAAGGTGGCATCGGCCATGCGTGCCCGGGCGCATGCCGATGTGGGCAATGACTTTCAGGCAGAGGAAGCGCGCTATCTTGGCGATCTTGCCGATGCCGCCTCCGCAACCGCAGCGACCCTTGCGCAGACGCGGGGCGCCCTGGCGGAACAGGTGCAGCGGGAGACCACGCGTCTGTCGTCCGACAAGAACAAGCTCGAACAGCTGCTCGCCGACGTGCCGCCTGCCGTTCTTCTCTGTACGGGCCGACATCATCTCGTCTTCTACAACGGGGTGGCGCAGCAGATGCTGACGGGCTCGCAGCGCCCGGTCTGTCTTGATCGCAATATCTTTGACTATCTGAGCGAAGGGCCGATCCGTGACGCGCATCACCGGCTTCTAGAAAGCTCGGATCCGGACACGGTGGTCGAGTTCATCTGTCTCAGCCCCTGCGGTCGGCGCAGGCTCGCCGGGCGCATGAGGCTTGCCAGCGACAACGGTGGCGATCAGGCGGCCTATGTCATGACCCTTCGCGATGTGACGACGGAGGTTGCGGCCTATGCCCGGCGTGACGCTCTTCTCGGTGACGTGTTCCTGCAGGTCCGGCCCATCGTCTCTGACCTGCGCCATGCACTTGTTTCGCATGGGCCCGGCACAGGAGGCGATGCCCCTGTTTCGGTGCAGCTTCAGGCGCTGGATGCGACGCTAGCGGATCTCGAAGCCCGCTTTGAAAGCTGTCGATCGGATGGTTGGCCAATGGCGCCGACGGATGTGAGGGAGCTCGCCGGCCAACTCCGCCGTGACCTTGAGGGGCAGAAGCTCACGCTCGACGCCGAGGTCGCCGAAATTGCCGTCCGCTGCAATGCCTTCGATATCGTCAGTCTCCTGGGACACCTTGTCTCCCGGGTCAGCAAGGCGACTGCTGCTGCTCATTTTCATCTCGCGGTTAGCGAGGCCCAGGGGGCTGCCGATCTTACCTTGTCCTGGAAGGGCGGCGCCGTGTCGCCCGAAAGCGTGGATGAATGGCTGGGAGAGCCGGTCTTCGACGGTGGGGTGACCTGTGAGACGATACTCAGGACCCACGGCATCGTTCTGGTCGTTGGGGCCGATGATGACGCGCCGTCGATCTCGACCCGGCTGCGGCCGATCGAGCGGCTGCGACCGGTCGGGGCGGACGTGTCGCGGCATGTCGTCTACGATTTCGATCTGCTCTCGCGCCTGCACTACGAGAAACTGTCCGACGCGCGGCTCGATAGCCTGACCTATGTGGTCTTCGATACGGAAACAACGGGGTTGCTGCCGGAACAGGGCGATGAAATCGTCCAGATCGCGGCCGTCCGCATCGTCAATGGAAAGCGCGTCAAGAACGAGGTTTTCGACCTGCTCGTCAATCCGGGGCGGCCGATACCGCCGTCCGCATCCGCAATCCATGGTGTGACCGAGGCGATGGTCGCAGATGCCGTCAATGTGCAGGAGGCCGTGCGCCAGTTTCACCGCTTCGCCGAAGGTGCTGTGCTCGTGGCACACAATGCGCCATTCGACATGGAGTTCCTCACGCGGCGGGAGAAGGAAGTCGGGCTGCGCTTCACGAACCCGATCCTGGATACGGTGCTGGTGTCAGCCACCGCCTTCGGCCGCGCCGAAACACATACGCTCGATGCTCTCGCCGACAGACTGGGCGTGCACATCGATGAAGAAGACCGACACACTGCGCTGGGCGATGCGATTGCGACCGCCGACGTCTTCATCAAGCTGAAGGACATGCTGGCCGGCCGCGGCCTGGTGCGGTTTGGAGAGGTCCTGACAGAGTTGCGCACTCATCAGAGGCTCGTTCGCGATCTCAATGATCAGGCACGCGTGTCCTGAGCGTAAGTCAGCCCTGACGCTATCCCCGCCAACGACCGCTTTCAGTCAAGGTCCGTGGCGATGACAGGTGGGTGACAGGTTTCGCTGCTAGGTCTATGGTTACATCTTCCCGTGGAGGCGGGACAGGTGGGACTGGGAGGAGCAGGTCACGGCCTGAAGCGGCGTCGTCCGCATGCTGCGCATCTGCGCTCTCCCCACAGATCATTCGTAAGCGGCAATGACCGCATTGATGGTGGAGGACTATCTTGAAACACTTTTTCCTGGCTTCGTTCCTTGCAGGCGCTCTCGCCCTTCCGGCTGCGGCTGCGGACTATACGATCATGGCTCCTGCAGCGCCTGGCGGCGGCTGGGACCAGACGGCCCGCTCGCTGCAGCAGGTCATGCAGGCTGAAGGCATTTCCGGCAATGTT
Encoded here:
- a CDS encoding 3'-5' exonuclease; the protein is MVTRISLRGRILLFFVGLAVGAVAALAVGLWFGYHREASPDMLNAFVQSAIAAGFLILALITWVWFLFDTHLARPIDKVASAMRARAHADVGNDFQAEEARYLGDLADAASATAATLAQTRGALAEQVQRETTRLSSDKNKLEQLLADVPPAVLLCTGRHHLVFYNGVAQQMLTGSQRPVCLDRNIFDYLSEGPIRDAHHRLLESSDPDTVVEFICLSPCGRRRLAGRMRLASDNGGDQAAYVMTLRDVTTEVAAYARRDALLGDVFLQVRPIVSDLRHALVSHGPGTGGDAPVSVQLQALDATLADLEARFESCRSDGWPMAPTDVRELAGQLRRDLEGQKLTLDAEVAEIAVRCNAFDIVSLLGHLVSRVSKATAAAHFHLAVSEAQGAADLTLSWKGGAVSPESVDEWLGEPVFDGGVTCETILRTHGIVLVVGADDDAPSISTRLRPIERLRPVGADVSRHVVYDFDLLSRLHYEKLSDARLDSLTYVVFDTETTGLLPEQGDEIVQIAAVRIVNGKRVKNEVFDLLVNPGRPIPPSASAIHGVTEAMVADAVNVQEAVRQFHRFAEGAVLVAHNAPFDMEFLTRREKEVGLRFTNPILDTVLVSATAFGRAETHTLDALADRLGVHIDEEDRHTALGDAIATADVFIKLKDMLAGRGLVRFGEVLTELRTHQRLVRDLNDQARVS